From a region of the Butyrivibrio sp. AE3004 genome:
- a CDS encoding GGDEF domain-containing phosphodiesterase, translating into MAKQSTLEKIRVVLIMISVLCLIIAVIFLRQFVTTDEETSMDEPAYKGEVQHRVLLLSSYNSQYYTFDPQIEGLRESFDPNGIEFDVMFMDAKKHGSAKDTETFHDYFINRVDIKNDYDGVMLGDDEAVKFAMKYKEELFDDIPLVFFGVNNMTLAQMAVERYGMYGFFENDYLIDTIDLSIQLMPDRKKYYGIHDSSPAGLADMVLYNRMKKKYQGYEFNEINVATVPFEDLPEILQSIPKDSVLIYMTCFTDSSKIVHSTNEMTNIITNNTKVPIMRNFSSGYSDGVLGSIGMDFVFQCKSAATVMTNILTDNPVSGERLVVETPHYAEFDYSEIKEFGIDETLLPEDVVVFNHPLTFFDMYGKIFPTMGLIFLSMVFLLMGVYVTVLIGNETNNELKKSRDDLEKSKDRLKYQAEHDEFLDILNRRSAVEYLRNNLTIKNIYSILMIDIDNFKDVNETYGHQLADEILKYLSGNLESIAKEREWMIARYGGDEFLLMVPKEQIDENSETIDEIMDIFRTPIPVGDETIILSCSIGISVSDGVTLPDQHIMNAEIAMYEAKQRGRNKAFKYADELKKKVREENKIKAKILDAFDNNGFYMVYQPQVDAATKKVSGFEALVRMKAEGLYPNVFIPILETSGWIGRLGRLTTELVIKQLATWRKEGYELHPVSINFSSNQIGDTSYADFIKDLLSRYNISGEFIEIEITEGLFLERTEQAERLFDQLKELGIKLLMDDFGTGYSSLGYLTYIPVDYVKLDKSLVDSYLVDGKDSFIKDVIQLVHDIDKRVIVEGVEEKWQYERLKLFKADIIQGFYFSKPLSPSEAILFDAGDK; encoded by the coding sequence ATGGCAAAACAGTCTACGCTTGAAAAAATACGAGTTGTATTAATTATGATAAGCGTCCTTTGCCTTATTATAGCTGTTATATTTTTAAGGCAGTTTGTGACGACGGATGAAGAAACCTCGATGGATGAACCTGCTTACAAGGGCGAGGTACAGCATCGAGTTCTTTTGTTGTCTTCTTATAATTCCCAATATTATACTTTTGATCCTCAGATAGAAGGACTTAGAGAAAGCTTTGATCCTAACGGCATTGAATTTGACGTTATGTTTATGGATGCAAAGAAACACGGTTCTGCTAAGGACACAGAGACTTTTCATGATTATTTTATTAATCGGGTTGATATAAAAAATGATTATGACGGTGTAATGCTCGGAGATGATGAAGCAGTAAAATTTGCCATGAAATACAAGGAGGAATTATTTGACGATATACCTCTGGTTTTCTTTGGTGTTAATAATATGACATTGGCACAGATGGCTGTTGAACGGTATGGAATGTATGGCTTTTTTGAAAATGATTATCTTATAGATACAATTGACCTTTCTATACAGCTAATGCCGGACAGAAAAAAATATTACGGAATACATGACAGTTCGCCTGCAGGACTCGCAGATATGGTGCTTTACAACAGAATGAAAAAGAAGTATCAGGGTTACGAGTTCAATGAAATAAATGTAGCTACAGTTCCTTTTGAGGATCTGCCAGAAATATTACAGTCTATCCCCAAGGATTCAGTTCTGATTTACATGACTTGCTTTACTGATTCCTCCAAAATTGTTCATTCAACAAATGAAATGACAAATATCATAACAAATAATACAAAGGTTCCGATTATGAGAAACTTTTCGAGCGGGTATTCTGACGGGGTACTTGGAAGTATAGGAATGGACTTTGTATTTCAATGCAAATCTGCAGCTACTGTAATGACAAATATTCTTACGGATAATCCTGTAAGCGGAGAGCGTCTTGTTGTAGAGACTCCGCATTATGCTGAATTTGATTATTCGGAGATTAAAGAGTTTGGAATAGATGAAACACTGCTTCCTGAGGATGTTGTAGTCTTTAATCATCCGCTGACATTCTTTGATATGTACGGAAAAATATTCCCTACCATGGGACTGATATTTCTTTCCATGGTATTCCTTTTGATGGGAGTATATGTCACTGTTTTAATAGGTAATGAAACTAACAACGAACTGAAAAAATCACGGGATGATCTTGAAAAATCTAAGGACCGTCTAAAATATCAGGCTGAACATGATGAATTTCTTGATATTCTTAACAGAAGAAGTGCTGTTGAATATTTGCGAAATAATCTGACTATAAAAAATATCTATTCTATTCTTATGATTGATATAGATAATTTTAAAGATGTAAACGAAACTTATGGGCACCAGCTTGCCGATGAGATACTTAAATATCTGTCCGGTAATCTTGAGAGCATAGCAAAAGAGCGTGAATGGATGATTGCCAGATACGGCGGTGATGAATTTTTATTAATGGTCCCGAAGGAACAGATTGATGAAAATTCTGAGACAATAGATGAAATCATGGACATTTTCAGGACTCCTATACCTGTTGGGGATGAGACTATTATCTTATCTTGTAGTATAGGAATTTCTGTTTCAGATGGCGTAACCTTACCGGATCAGCATATTATGAATGCTGAAATAGCAATGTATGAAGCAAAGCAGCGGGGACGTAATAAAGCGTTCAAATACGCTGATGAACTTAAAAAGAAAGTACGTGAAGAAAACAAGATCAAGGCAAAGATCCTTGATGCCTTTGATAATAACGGCTTTTACATGGTTTATCAGCCTCAGGTTGATGCGGCAACAAAGAAAGTTTCAGGCTTTGAAGCTCTTGTTCGAATGAAAGCAGAGGGCTTATATCCTAATGTGTTTATACCTATACTCGAAACAAGCGGATGGATCGGAAGACTTGGAAGGCTTACAACGGAGCTTGTAATAAAACAGCTTGCAACATGGCGCAAGGAAGGTTATGAATTACATCCTGTTTCTATTAATTTTTCAAGTAATCAGATAGGTGATACGAGCTATGCGGACTTTATAAAAGACCTTCTTTCACGTTATAATATTTCAGGAGAATTTATCGAAATAGAAATAACTGAAGGACTGTTTCTTGAAAGAACAGAGCAGGCAGAGCGTCTGTTTGACCAGCTAAAAGAGCTTGGAATCAAACTTTTAATGGATGATTTCGGAACAGGCTATTCTTCACTTGGATACCTGACTTATATTCCGGTTGATTATGTGAAACTTGATAAATCATTGGTAGACAGTTATCTTGTGGATGGAAAGGACTCTTTTATTAAAGATGTAATTCAGCTTGTCCACGACATTGATAAGCGTGTTATAGTTGAGGGTGTCGAGGAAAAATGGCAGTATGAGAGGCTTAAACTATTTAAGGCTGACATAATCCAGGGCTTCTACTTCAGTAAACCGCTAAGTCCATCAGAAGCGATACTGTTTGATGCGGGAGATAAATAA
- a CDS encoding ion transporter, giving the protein MEKSNEFEEYRNKLFRIISVGYMGDFPSVAYDIVGIVALLLNLTAAFMSTFSNIDAAYGKLLSRIEYWTVLFFAIDYILRLVCAKCIYPDKSELRAIISYFFSLIGIIDLLSFLPYYLPFFFPAGAAAFRMFRVARVLRLFRINAYYDSLNVINEIIKSKAQQLLSSLFIIAVMMLASSLCMYSLEHEAQPEIFENAFSGIWWAASTLLTVGYGDIYPVTFLGKVFGIFLAFLGVLMVAIPTGIISAGFVEQYTKLKHMGDYSKTIDMHFIKVQLNLKDKWVGKKIRDIDIPHGALIAMIQRQGHVIIPNGNIVLEQGDKVIIGAQSLKNDTPMSLKEVTLGPTHPWNNQFIRNLDFPRQTILLSIKRGPRTIIPKGGVKLQKGDTIVVISKVHLPEEDEIKV; this is encoded by the coding sequence GTGGAAAAAAGTAATGAGTTCGAAGAGTATAGAAATAAACTCTTCAGAATAATATCCGTTGGATATATGGGGGATTTTCCAAGCGTTGCATATGATATTGTCGGAATAGTAGCACTTCTTTTAAATCTGACAGCTGCCTTTATGTCTACGTTTTCGAATATTGATGCAGCGTACGGAAAACTGCTAAGTCGTATTGAGTACTGGACAGTATTGTTTTTTGCTATCGATTATATTTTAAGGCTTGTATGCGCAAAATGCATTTATCCAGATAAATCTGAATTAAGGGCGATCATTTCTTATTTCTTTTCACTTATAGGAATAATAGATCTTCTAAGCTTTCTGCCATACTATCTTCCTTTTTTCTTTCCGGCCGGAGCAGCAGCGTTTAGAATGTTCAGGGTCGCCAGGGTGCTAAGGCTTTTTAGAATTAATGCCTACTATGATTCGCTAAACGTTATCAATGAGATTATAAAAAGCAAAGCCCAACAGCTTTTGTCCTCATTGTTTATTATCGCCGTAATGATGCTTGCTTCAAGTCTTTGCATGTATTCACTTGAACATGAGGCTCAGCCGGAGATTTTTGAAAATGCATTCTCGGGAATCTGGTGGGCTGCTTCTACGCTTCTTACCGTCGGATATGGTGATATTTATCCTGTGACCTTTTTAGGAAAAGTATTCGGAATATTTCTTGCATTTCTCGGTGTGCTGATGGTAGCTATTCCTACAGGTATTATTTCCGCAGGGTTTGTGGAACAATATACTAAGCTTAAACACATGGGAGATTATTCTAAAACAATAGATATGCACTTTATAAAAGTGCAGCTGAATTTAAAAGATAAATGGGTCGGAAAAAAGATAAGAGATATAGATATTCCTCATGGTGCCCTTATTGCAATGATACAAAGACAGGGACATGTTATCATTCCAAATGGAAATATTGTCCTTGAACAAGGCGATAAGGTTATCATAGGTGCTCAGTCTCTTAAAAATGATACGCCTATGTCTTTAAAGGAGGTTACACTTGGTCCGACACATCCATGGAACAATCAGTTTATAAGGAATCTGGATTTCCCAAGACAGACAATTTTGTTGTCTATAAAGAGAGGCCCAAGAACCATAATTCCCAAAGGCGGAGTAAAGCTTCAAAAAGGTGACACTATAGTAGTGATTTCAAAGGTACATCTTCCTGAAGAGGATGAGATTAAAGTTTAA
- a CDS encoding anaerobic ribonucleoside-triphosphate reductase activating protein, translating into MKIHGLQKMTLLDFPSKVAATVFLGGCDFKCPFCHNYEIVTGKLAPVMDDNELFSFLEKRKGLLDGVVVTGGEPCLNPGLHDLLQSIKNMGFLVKLDSNGFHPEVLQKLLSEKLLDYIAMDIKNSREKYALTCGLPSLDISVISKSIDIIMNSGVDYEFRTTVVHELHTDSDFDDIGSWILGAKAYYLQQFTPRDTVPDKHLTAPATDDLIRYKDIVRKYVPNTDLRGVDAYA; encoded by the coding sequence ATGAAAATACATGGCTTACAAAAAATGACATTATTGGACTTTCCGTCAAAAGTTGCAGCAACCGTCTTTTTAGGCGGTTGCGATTTTAAATGTCCGTTTTGTCATAATTATGAAATCGTAACAGGGAAGCTCGCTCCCGTAATGGATGATAACGAGTTATTTAGTTTTCTCGAAAAAAGGAAAGGGCTCTTGGACGGTGTAGTCGTTACCGGAGGTGAACCATGCTTAAATCCGGGACTTCACGATTTATTACAATCTATAAAAAACATGGGATTTCTTGTTAAGCTAGATAGCAACGGTTTCCATCCTGAAGTACTGCAAAAGCTTCTTTCAGAAAAGCTATTGGATTACATTGCAATGGATATTAAAAATTCCAGAGAAAAATATGCACTTACCTGCGGGTTGCCATCTCTTGATATTTCTGTTATTTCAAAAAGCATCGATATCATAATGAACTCCGGTGTAGATTATGAATTCAGAACTACGGTAGTCCATGAATTACACACTGATTCCGATTTTGATGATATAGGCAGTTGGATTTTGGGGGCAAAAGCTTACTACCTGCAGCAGTTTACCCCAAGAGATACTGTGCCTGATAAACATCTCACTGCACCTGCCACAGATGATCTTATCCGTTATAAAGATATTGTAAGAAAGTATGTACCCAATACAGATTTGCGTGGTGTAGATGCGTATGCATAG
- a CDS encoding ECF transporter S component translates to MRNDHVTKITYAGLMAALCYVGYAVFPAINASGTKVHLGNAFVVLGALLLGGLYGGLAGAIGLSLADIISGYAASAPRTFICKLVIGLVVGLVAHKFAKLSDDHKKTYVMKWSALAAIIGLAFNCVFEPALKYVWYTLLTPNAEKAASAISALVAVTTYATIINAVINSLLAVILYNALRPALFKANLFPGITRHEFKQAS, encoded by the coding sequence ATGAGAAACGATCACGTTACAAAAATTACTTACGCAGGACTCATGGCAGCTCTTTGCTATGTCGGTTATGCTGTATTCCCCGCTATCAATGCTTCAGGAACCAAGGTTCATCTGGGCAATGCATTTGTAGTACTCGGCGCATTATTATTGGGAGGTCTTTACGGCGGACTTGCCGGAGCGATAGGCTTATCTCTTGCAGATATCATCTCCGGCTACGCAGCCTCCGCACCGAGAACCTTTATCTGCAAGCTTGTAATAGGTCTTGTTGTCGGACTTGTTGCCCACAAATTCGCAAAATTATCCGATGATCACAAAAAGACCTATGTTATGAAATGGTCTGCTTTGGCGGCTATCATCGGCCTTGCATTTAACTGTGTATTTGAGCCTGCTCTTAAATATGTATGGTATACACTCCTTACTCCCAATGCAGAAAAAGCAGCTTCAGCAATAAGCGCTCTCGTTGCAGTAACAACTTATGCAACAATAATTAATGCAGTTATTAATTCTCTGCTTGCTGTTATTCTTTACAATGCACTTCGCCCGGCACTTTTTAAGGCAAATCTTTTTCCCGGAATAACAAGGCATGAGTTCAAACAGGCATCATGA
- the pdxR gene encoding MocR-like pyridoxine biosynthesis transcription factor PdxR, whose protein sequence is MDNNKRYLKVYEQVKEDIINGRYKTGTKLPSKRVMAEATGVSVITIEHAYELLSEEGFITPKEKSGYFVSFDDKEIYTGIDDGNLFPVENKRKISEKINNASTKSAPKFSYSIYAKTVRRVLSEYDSYIMNKSPKAGTVELRNAIARYLSRSRRLEVMPDQIIIGAGAEYLYGLIVQTFGRDIVYGIESPSYQKIAKVYEAGGANIEMLNLGKDGIESNELWNGTMNVLHITPYRSFPSGVTASASKKREYLKWSRKKEGFIVEDDFESEFTPSRKPEETIFSLDSEGRVIYVNTFTRTIGSNVRAAYMVLPENLLELFEEKTGFYECPVPTLDQLVIAALIESGDFERHINKVRRQNRNNHV, encoded by the coding sequence ATGGACAACAATAAGAGATATCTGAAGGTATATGAACAGGTAAAAGAAGATATTATAAACGGAAGATATAAAACAGGCACAAAGCTACCTTCAAAAAGGGTAATGGCTGAAGCAACAGGCGTAAGTGTTATTACCATAGAACATGCCTATGAGCTTCTTTCCGAGGAAGGATTTATAACACCTAAGGAAAAAAGCGGATACTTTGTAAGCTTTGATGATAAAGAAATATATACCGGAATTGATGATGGAAATCTGTTTCCAGTCGAAAACAAGAGGAAGATAAGTGAGAAAATAAATAACGCAAGTACCAAAAGTGCGCCAAAGTTTTCATATTCAATTTACGCAAAGACTGTAAGAAGAGTTCTTAGTGAATACGATTCTTATATAATGAACAAATCACCAAAGGCAGGGACTGTAGAGTTAAGGAATGCAATCGCGAGGTATCTTAGCAGGTCAAGGCGACTTGAGGTAATGCCGGATCAGATAATAATCGGGGCTGGAGCGGAATATCTGTACGGCCTTATCGTGCAGACCTTTGGCAGAGACATCGTGTATGGCATCGAGAGCCCTTCCTATCAAAAGATTGCCAAGGTATATGAGGCCGGAGGGGCAAATATTGAAATGCTGAATCTTGGAAAGGATGGGATAGAGAGTAATGAGCTTTGGAATGGAACTATGAATGTTCTTCATATCACACCATACAGAAGCTTCCCGAGCGGAGTTACCGCATCGGCCTCCAAAAAAAGAGAATATTTAAAGTGGAGCAGAAAAAAAGAAGGTTTTATTGTAGAAGACGATTTTGAATCTGAGTTTACTCCAAGCAGAAAACCTGAGGAAACGATTTTTTCACTTGATAGCGAGGGGAGAGTAATATATGTAAATACCTTTACCAGAACCATAGGCAGCAATGTGAGAGCAGCATACATGGTTCTTCCGGAAAATCTTCTGGAACTGTTTGAGGAAAAAACAGGCTTTTACGAATGCCCTGTACCTACTCTTGATCAGCTGGTTATAGCAGCACTTATTGAGAGCGGAGATTTTGAAAGACATATAAACAAGGTCAGGCGTCAAAACAGAAATAATCATGTATAA
- the feoB gene encoding ferrous iron transport protein B produces MNLKELSLGHSAVITKVGGEGALRQHFLDMGVIPGAEVTVIKYAPLGDPIELQIHGYELTLRLSDAEKIEVSRIDDRKNKHERITKIETSEHPGLGEDGKYHNKNDEKEIPDWSTLTFALVGNQNCGKTTLFNKLTGANQHVGNFPGVTVDRKDGPIIGYPNTLVTDLPGIYSMSPYSSEEIVSRNFVLNDKPNAIINIVDAMNIERNLYLTMQLLEMDIPMVVALNMMDEVRGNNGSIDINRMEALLGVPVVPISAAKNEGVAELIRHAVHIAKYQERPEKQDFCQKSDHGGAIHRAIHAVESIIEDHAEKREIPLRFATTKIMEGDNLIAKSLQLDENELQTIEHTIVQMENESGMDRSAAIADMRYDFIERVCEQTVVKPGESKERIRSEKIDSVLTGKWTAIPFFILIMGITFVLTFNIIGPFFQDLLAAGIDSIKNLVEGWMLKGEVNEAIRGLVIQGIFEGVGSVVSFLPIVVILFFFLSIMEDSGYIARVAFFMDKILRKIGLSGRSIVPMLIGFGCTVPAVMSTRTLPSRRDRRMTILLTPFMSCTAKVPVYSFIVAAFFPRRGGLIITGLYLLGIIVGILVALIFKNTVFKGEAVPFVMELPNYRMPGVKNVMQLLWEKAKDFLTKAFSIIFIATIVVWFLQSFDMHLNLTDNSADSIMAAIAGILVPFFKPIGLGDWRVVTSLISGFIAKESVVATMEILFPGDISSALSTTAAASLLVFSLLYTPCVAAIASIKRELGIKYAACVVLWQCAIAWIVAFVTSLIIR; encoded by the coding sequence ATGAATTTAAAGGAATTATCCCTTGGACATTCCGCAGTGATAACCAAGGTTGGCGGTGAAGGAGCGCTTAGACAGCACTTCCTTGATATGGGAGTTATCCCCGGAGCTGAGGTGACTGTTATTAAATATGCGCCGCTGGGAGATCCTATTGAATTACAGATACATGGATATGAATTGACTTTAAGGCTTTCCGATGCTGAAAAGATAGAAGTATCCAGGATTGATGACAGAAAAAATAAACATGAGAGAATTACAAAGATAGAAACCTCTGAACATCCCGGTCTTGGTGAGGATGGAAAATACCACAACAAAAACGATGAGAAGGAAATACCTGATTGGAGCACACTGACCTTTGCGCTTGTAGGTAATCAGAACTGTGGAAAGACGACTTTATTTAACAAGCTGACCGGAGCCAATCAGCATGTGGGTAATTTTCCCGGTGTTACAGTGGATAGAAAGGACGGACCTATAATAGGTTATCCCAATACCCTTGTAACAGATCTTCCCGGAATTTATTCAATGTCTCCATACAGTAGTGAAGAGATCGTTTCGCGTAATTTTGTTTTAAACGATAAACCTAATGCTATAATCAACATTGTTGATGCGATGAACATTGAGCGAAATCTGTATCTTACGATGCAGCTTCTCGAGATGGACATTCCCATGGTTGTTGCTCTTAACATGATGGATGAAGTAAGAGGAAACAACGGCTCAATAGACATAAACAGGATGGAAGCACTTCTTGGTGTTCCGGTTGTTCCGATATCTGCTGCTAAAAATGAAGGCGTTGCGGAGCTTATAAGACACGCAGTCCACATAGCAAAATATCAGGAAAGACCTGAAAAGCAGGATTTTTGTCAGAAGAGTGATCATGGCGGTGCTATTCACAGAGCGATACATGCTGTTGAATCGATTATTGAGGATCATGCTGAAAAAAGAGAAATACCATTAAGATTTGCTACAACCAAGATTATGGAGGGCGACAATCTTATAGCTAAAAGCTTGCAACTTGATGAAAATGAACTGCAGACTATTGAGCATACCATAGTTCAGATGGAAAATGAAAGTGGTATGGATAGAAGCGCCGCAATTGCGGATATGCGCTATGACTTCATCGAAAGAGTATGTGAGCAGACAGTGGTTAAACCCGGAGAAAGTAAGGAGAGAATAAGGTCTGAAAAAATTGACTCAGTTCTTACAGGGAAATGGACCGCTATACCGTTCTTCATCCTTATAATGGGGATAACTTTCGTTCTTACCTTCAATATAATAGGTCCGTTTTTTCAAGATCTTTTAGCTGCGGGGATAGATAGTATTAAGAATCTGGTTGAAGGATGGATGCTGAAAGGCGAAGTGAACGAAGCAATCAGAGGATTGGTTATACAGGGAATATTTGAAGGTGTTGGAAGTGTTGTCAGCTTTCTGCCGATAGTTGTTATACTGTTCTTCTTTTTGTCCATAATGGAAGATAGTGGTTATATTGCCAGAGTCGCATTTTTTATGGATAAGATTTTAAGAAAAATAGGTCTTTCCGGAAGAAGCATAGTTCCCATGCTGATAGGTTTCGGATGTACGGTTCCGGCGGTTATGTCAACAAGGACACTTCCATCAAGACGTGACAGGAGAATGACGATTCTGCTTACTCCTTTTATGAGCTGTACTGCGAAGGTACCTGTCTATTCCTTTATTGTGGCAGCATTTTTTCCAAGGCGTGGGGGGCTTATAATTACAGGCCTGTATCTGCTTGGGATTATAGTTGGAATTCTGGTTGCACTTATATTTAAGAATACTGTTTTTAAGGGAGAAGCAGTGCCCTTTGTTATGGAACTTCCGAACTACAGAATGCCCGGAGTAAAGAATGTCATGCAGCTTCTTTGGGAAAAGGCAAAGGACTTTTTGACAAAAGCATTCAGTATTATATTTATTGCAACGATCGTAGTGTGGTTTTTACAGAGTTTTGATATGCATCTTAATCTGACAGATAATTCTGCAGACAGTATTATGGCAGCTATTGCAGGAATTCTGGTCCCCTTTTTCAAACCTATAGGACTTGGGGACTGGAGAGTTGTGACTTCACTTATAAGCGGATTTATTGCTAAAGAGAGTGTTGTAGCAACAATGGAAATACTTTTTCCGGGAGATATTTCATCTGCGCTTAGTACCACTGCAGCTGCATCACTTCTGGTGTTTTCACTCCTGTATACACCATGTGTTGCAGCGATTGCTTCTATTAAAAGAGAACTCGGAATCAAGTATGCTGCCTGCGTTGTATTATGGCAGTGCGCGATTGCATGGATAGTTGCCTTTGTGACAAGCCTTATAATCCGATAA
- a CDS encoding helix-turn-helix transcriptional regulator, with translation MKRNLKTEFSTRQYMLSRDFEIYYYNDRAIPDVKAHTHDYYEFYFFIGGHIIMYIDGKSFVPTPGTMIVIPPGVAHFARLLDGDMPYRRFVFWVTGQFLDSLANISEDYLFLTDKTKTTGNFFIHKFNEIEFNTIQGKVFTLIDEIHSRRFGRDAKILILVSDFMLSINRIVHEAENPSIGESAPDSLYQSIIQYIETHIDEDLSLDILSDRFHVSKFHISHLFTDTNGLPLHKYVTKKRLSMCKDAILNGQDIRATAEAYGFNDYSVFYRAFVKEFGKSPKIYRNEIIQEKK, from the coding sequence ATGAAAAGAAATTTAAAGACCGAATTTAGCACAAGACAGTACATGCTTTCTCGTGATTTCGAAATATATTATTACAATGACAGAGCTATCCCCGATGTAAAAGCGCATACACATGATTATTATGAGTTTTATTTTTTCATTGGCGGTCATATCATCATGTACATTGACGGTAAATCCTTCGTTCCTACTCCCGGAACAATGATAGTTATTCCGCCCGGAGTAGCTCACTTCGCAAGGCTTCTTGACGGCGATATGCCCTATAGGAGATTTGTTTTCTGGGTTACCGGTCAGTTTCTTGATTCTCTTGCCAATATATCAGAAGACTATCTGTTCCTTACCGACAAAACAAAAACTACCGGTAATTTTTTCATTCATAAATTTAATGAAATTGAATTCAATACTATTCAGGGAAAGGTATTTACTCTTATAGACGAAATTCATTCCAGGCGTTTCGGACGTGATGCAAAAATCCTTATCCTTGTAAGTGATTTTATGCTTTCAATCAACAGAATTGTCCATGAAGCAGAAAATCCTTCCATCGGTGAATCGGCACCGGATTCACTCTATCAGAGCATAATCCAGTATATTGAGACGCATATTGACGAGGATTTGTCTTTGGATATACTTTCCGACAGATTTCACGTTAGTAAGTTTCATATTTCACACCTGTTTACGGATACAAATGGTCTCCCTCTGCATAAATACGTAACAAAAAAGCGCCTTAGCATGTGCAAAGACGCCATTTTAAACGGGCAGGATATTCGCGCCACCGCAGAAGCCTACGGTTTTAACGATTATTCAGTTTTCTACCGCGCATTTGTTAAAGAATTTGGCAAGTCACCAAAGATATACCGAAATGAAATTATTCAGGAAAAGAAATAG
- a CDS encoding O-acetylhomoserine aminocarboxypropyltransferase/cysteine synthase family protein: MKNYRLNTKCVQGGYTPGNGEPRQIPIIQSTTFKYDTSSDMGKLFDLEASGYFYTRLQNPTNDHVAAKIAELEGGTTAMLTSSGQAANFFALFNICEAGDHIVSSASIYGGTFNLMAVTMAKMGITTTFVAPDCSEEELNAAFQDNTKAVFGETIANPALTVLDIEKFAKAAHEHGVPLIVDNTFPTPVNCRPIEWGADIVTHSTTKYMDGHGASVGGAIVDSGKFDWMAHADKFPGLTKPDESYHGIVYAEKFGKEGAFITKATSQLMRDLGSIQSPQNAFYLNLGLESLHVRMPRHVENGTAVAEFLENHPKVVKVNYPGLKSNPYYDTAMKYMGNGGCGVVSFEIEGGRKAAEEFMGKLKLCAIETHVADARTCCLNPATSTHRQMTDEQLEAAGIPAGLIRISCGLEDKEDLIDDIKQALA; this comes from the coding sequence ATGAAAAATTACAGATTAAATACGAAATGTGTTCAGGGGGGATATACACCCGGAAACGGAGAACCCAGACAAATTCCCATTATTCAGTCAACAACCTTTAAATATGATACCAGCAGTGACATGGGAAAACTGTTTGACCTTGAAGCTTCCGGTTATTTCTATACAAGACTTCAGAATCCCACAAATGACCACGTTGCGGCAAAGATTGCTGAACTGGAGGGAGGAACTACAGCAATGCTTACATCTTCCGGACAGGCAGCTAATTTTTTTGCGCTGTTTAATATTTGTGAAGCAGGAGATCACATCGTTTCATCTGCGTCAATATACGGCGGAACCTTTAACCTTATGGCAGTAACAATGGCTAAAATGGGAATTACTACAACCTTTGTAGCACCTGACTGCTCAGAAGAGGAATTGAATGCAGCATTTCAGGACAATACGAAGGCTGTTTTTGGTGAGACTATTGCTAATCCTGCTCTTACCGTTCTTGACATTGAGAAATTTGCAAAAGCAGCTCATGAGCATGGAGTGCCACTCATCGTAGACAATACTTTCCCTACACCGGTAAACTGCAGACCTATTGAATGGGGAGCAGATATTGTAACACATTCGACCACTAAGTATATGGATGGTCATGGAGCATCAGTAGGCGGAGCTATTGTTGATTCAGGTAAATTTGACTGGATGGCACACGCTGATAAATTCCCCGGACTTACAAAACCCGATGAGTCATATCATGGAATTGTTTATGCTGAAAAATTCGGAAAAGAAGGTGCCTTTATCACAAAAGCTACATCTCAGCTTATGAGAGACCTTGGCAGCATACAGTCACCTCAGAATGCCTTCTACTTAAATCTTGGCCTTGAGTCACTTCATGTACGCATGCCGCGTCATGTTGAAAATGGCACTGCGGTAGCCGAGTTCCTTGAAAATCATCCCAAGGTTGTAAAGGTTAATTATCCCGGTCTTAAGAGTAATCCTTATTATGATACTGCCATGAAATATATGGGAAATGGCGGATGCGGTGTTGTATCCTTTGAAATTGAAGGCGGAAGAAAAGCAGCAGAGGAGTTTATGGGCAAATTAAAGCTTTGTGCAATTGAAACTCATGTTGCAGATGCGCGTACCTGCTGTCTGAACCCTGCGACATCAACGCATCGTCAGATGACAGATGAACAGCTTGAAGCAGCCGGTATTCCTGCAGGACTTATCAGAATTTCATGTGGCCTTGAAGATAAGGAAGATCTGATTGATGATATTAAACAGGCACTTGCATGA